A stretch of Candidatus Sphingomonas phytovorans DNA encodes these proteins:
- a CDS encoding TonB-dependent receptor — protein sequence MKRTRNIENKNISIKIKGRGNKMKFLGSTRKTAPVVIAGAVGILAPMTAGAQTVDSAPQTTAQLSPSAIEDIIVTARKREEPLQKVPISISAYSGGDLDKMGIRNLQSLYEQTPSLKVSVDSANPNYFNVTLRGQRPAGDVVTVANDSPTSVYVDNTLYARNNGLNGTLFDIESLQIYRGPQGTLFGRNTTGGAIVYAHVQPQPDFGGYARLDLGNYNRRNVEGAINVPLTDDLAMRVSGSLARRDGWEKNYFPGGISFGNEHQDALLASIKWQPDATTSILLRGSYSYENSDAVQPHVYKYNGLVSTAQVFTQTPLPQGVSPVACATACAYTDPFKGNVVWPVGTWANLTNAQIPDWWSTASEGTANGQVKTYVASVDIQKKLGKFDVNLFYAFKRTTSSSTSNGAGGGLIFLANPNQNIGPVNNDAHQAELTLNSKWFDDRLLLTTGAFFFHEADGGLGNGGITTRYTAAGVPINVILADLTGTTGKNLSYAAYGQATYSIFDRLRFTAGVRYSVDVRDGHQQAFTTTRAFSPNFTDGAVISRVCNLQGIIPSTGLFGRLPNDACARELHQKFEKPTYTFSLDFDLTPQTMLYLTTRSGYRSGVINLRALIPQLLQTLPETVTDYEAGVKSTFKIAGAPGRLNLSAYYTDLRNKQVSQAYTFYGAPGLCQPPFPNVTPSNPNGDITQCPAGTTIGNAGILVNAKKAKIMGVEFEGTLNPFPSLLLSASGSYTYSDLTDFKFDIPAGYAQVINGVTVIGPAAGIDLSGTSTGGISPWQVSANATYKLPIRAIGNLKLGSVSYNIGWSWRSDQNVNSTFYNHDLIYRGYSLFNMRLDIRDVGNTGIDVGLYASNVFDKKYCSPTDLGAQFQNAGLRTLTFGNTYDGNPADQVGVYSCRPGPPRMFGMQLSRKF from the coding sequence GTGAAGCGTACCCGGAATATCGAAAATAAAAATATTTCGATAAAAATAAAAGGGAGAGGAAATAAAATGAAATTCTTGGGATCGACGAGAAAGACTGCTCCAGTAGTCATTGCTGGCGCCGTGGGAATTCTCGCGCCGATGACGGCAGGGGCGCAGACCGTGGACAGCGCGCCCCAGACCACTGCTCAACTCTCGCCCTCAGCCATCGAGGACATCATCGTGACCGCGCGCAAACGCGAAGAGCCGTTGCAGAAGGTTCCCATCTCCATTTCGGCCTATAGCGGCGGCGACCTCGATAAAATGGGCATCAGAAACCTGCAGAGTCTGTACGAGCAGACCCCGTCGCTGAAGGTTTCCGTCGATAGCGCCAACCCCAATTATTTCAACGTCACCTTGCGGGGACAACGCCCGGCCGGCGACGTCGTCACGGTGGCGAATGACTCGCCCACATCCGTCTATGTCGACAACACGCTCTACGCCCGGAACAACGGCCTCAACGGGACCCTGTTCGACATCGAATCGCTGCAGATTTATCGCGGGCCGCAGGGCACCCTTTTTGGCCGCAATACGACTGGCGGGGCCATCGTGTACGCCCATGTTCAACCCCAGCCCGACTTCGGCGGCTATGCCAGGCTGGACCTCGGAAACTATAATCGCCGCAATGTCGAGGGCGCCATCAATGTTCCCCTGACCGACGATCTGGCGATGCGCGTGAGCGGCTCGCTGGCTCGGCGCGACGGCTGGGAAAAGAACTATTTCCCGGGCGGGATCTCGTTCGGGAACGAGCATCAGGATGCTCTTCTGGCGTCGATAAAGTGGCAGCCGGACGCAACCACCTCAATCCTGCTCCGCGGGTCGTATTCCTATGAGAATTCCGACGCGGTCCAGCCCCACGTCTACAAATATAACGGGCTCGTCTCGACAGCGCAGGTCTTTACACAAACCCCCCTGCCCCAGGGGGTAAGCCCGGTCGCCTGCGCCACGGCGTGTGCCTATACGGATCCCTTCAAAGGGAATGTCGTGTGGCCGGTGGGCACTTGGGCAAACCTCACCAATGCCCAGATCCCCGATTGGTGGTCGACCGCGTCCGAGGGAACGGCCAACGGCCAAGTAAAAACCTATGTCGCGTCGGTCGACATCCAGAAGAAGCTCGGCAAGTTCGACGTAAATTTATTCTACGCGTTCAAGCGCACGACCTCCTCGTCGACCTCCAATGGCGCGGGTGGCGGGCTGATATTCCTGGCCAACCCCAATCAGAATATCGGCCCCGTGAACAACGATGCGCATCAGGCCGAACTGACGCTCAACAGCAAATGGTTCGATGACCGCCTGTTGTTGACCACCGGCGCGTTCTTTTTCCACGAAGCGGATGGCGGCCTCGGCAACGGCGGCATTACCACCAGATATACGGCAGCCGGCGTGCCCATCAATGTGATCCTCGCGGACCTGACCGGCACGACGGGCAAGAATCTCAGCTACGCCGCTTATGGGCAAGCCACGTACAGCATCTTCGATCGCCTCCGGTTTACCGCGGGCGTGCGCTACAGTGTCGACGTCCGCGACGGCCACCAGCAAGCCTTCACCACGACCCGCGCCTTTTCTCCGAACTTCACTGACGGGGCGGTCATCTCGAGGGTCTGCAACCTGCAAGGCATCATTCCCAGCACGGGGCTGTTCGGCCGCCTGCCCAATGACGCCTGCGCGAGGGAACTCCATCAGAAATTCGAGAAGCCGACATACACCTTCTCGCTCGACTTCGATCTGACGCCTCAGACCATGCTCTACCTTACCACGCGCTCGGGGTATCGCTCCGGAGTCATCAACCTTCGTGCGCTGATCCCGCAGCTTCTTCAGACGCTGCCGGAAACGGTGACCGACTACGAAGCCGGCGTTAAATCGACCTTCAAGATCGCCGGTGCGCCAGGCAGGTTGAACCTGTCCGCTTATTATACCGATCTGCGAAACAAGCAGGTTTCCCAAGCATACACCTTCTACGGAGCACCCGGCCTGTGTCAGCCGCCATTCCCCAACGTCACGCCTTCGAATCCGAATGGCGACATAACCCAGTGCCCGGCGGGCACGACCATCGGCAATGCCGGCATTCTCGTGAACGCGAAGAAGGCCAAGATCATGGGCGTGGAGTTTGAAGGGACCCTGAATCCGTTCCCCTCGCTGCTTCTGAGCGCTTCGGGCAGCTACACCTATTCAGACCTGACGGACTTCAAGTTCGATATCCCGGCGGGATATGCGCAGGTTATCAACGGCGTCACGGTAATCGGCCCCGCGGCCGGCATTGATCTCAGCGGCACGTCGACCGGGGGCATCTCTCCATGGCAGGTCTCGGCAAACGCGACATACAAGCTGCCGATCCGCGCAATCGGCAATCTCAAGCTAGGATCGGTTTCCTATAATATCGGGTGGAGCTGGAGATCCGATCAGAATGTAAACTCGACCTTTTACAATCACGACCTGATCTATCGAGGCTACAGTCTCTTCAACATGCGCCTCGATATCCGCGACGTCGGCAATACCGGAATCGATGTCGGGCTGTACGCGAGCAACGTATTCGATAAGAAATACTGCTCGCCCACCGATCTCGGCGCACAATTTCAGAATGCCGGGCTCAGGACACTGACATTCGGCAACACCTATGACGGCAATCCCGCTGATCAGGTCGGGGTGTACTCGTGTCGCCCGGGGCCGCCGCGAATGTTCGGCATGCAGCTGAGCCGCAAGTTCTGA
- a CDS encoding lactonase family protein: MSPGAAANVRHAAEPQVLNPRPTLNLTFKWSRPMDWKDAVSTRDVGRRTVLAAGIVGAALLALPDAKAMAAKAAMPTYVYVSSNASFFSGGAPNPDAIGLYVYQFDPKTGGLTPVQQVRGPSPSWMELDPSRRFLYVCYSLRGKVKLREGLVEAYAIDPRTGMLTLLNRISLDSGPAQLAVSPDSRHLVVANYYYGDYVVLPIGKDGQLSPISGTLTNTGKGPQQRQDAPHPHAVVFHPNGRFIGAADLGIDKVQTLRLVGDGLELVGEASVVPGMGPRHLAFSRDGKTLYAIGELDGKITAFPYDPVTGKIGDTFQTVSTEPPGYAGAHSGAEIAVHPSGKFLYGSNRASQTIAGFQIDGSTGKLSPIGYATEGVDIPTSFTIDPTGKWLYVPSNRGNNIVQFSIDPQTGTLKATGQKTSLAAPNVMLFRTPD, encoded by the coding sequence GTGTCGCCCGGGGCCGCCGCGAATGTTCGGCATGCAGCTGAGCCGCAAGTTCTGAACCCGAGACCCACCCTCAACCTGACGTTCAAATGGAGTAGACCGATGGACTGGAAAGACGCAGTTTCGACAAGGGATGTGGGGCGCCGCACGGTATTGGCGGCCGGTATCGTCGGCGCGGCATTGCTGGCGTTGCCCGACGCCAAAGCGATGGCCGCAAAAGCAGCCATGCCCACCTATGTTTATGTAAGCTCCAACGCGAGCTTCTTCTCCGGCGGGGCCCCCAATCCCGACGCGATCGGGCTGTATGTCTACCAGTTCGATCCGAAGACCGGTGGTCTGACGCCGGTGCAGCAGGTGCGCGGTCCAAGCCCATCCTGGATGGAACTCGATCCATCGAGACGATTCCTGTACGTCTGCTATTCGCTGAGGGGCAAAGTGAAGCTCAGGGAAGGGCTGGTCGAAGCCTATGCGATCGACCCCCGGACCGGCATGCTGACCCTTTTGAACCGGATATCCCTCGACAGCGGGCCCGCCCAGTTGGCGGTCTCCCCGGATAGTCGCCATCTCGTCGTGGCGAACTATTATTATGGCGATTATGTCGTGCTGCCGATTGGGAAGGATGGGCAGCTCAGCCCGATCAGTGGTACGCTGACGAATACCGGCAAGGGCCCGCAGCAACGCCAGGATGCCCCGCATCCCCACGCCGTGGTCTTTCATCCAAATGGCCGCTTCATCGGTGCGGCCGATCTCGGCATCGACAAAGTACAGACCCTCCGTCTCGTGGGCGATGGGCTGGAGTTGGTCGGCGAGGCGTCCGTCGTGCCCGGCATGGGGCCGCGGCACCTCGCCTTCTCTCGAGACGGCAAGACTCTCTACGCAATCGGCGAACTCGATGGAAAGATCACTGCCTTTCCCTATGACCCGGTGACCGGCAAGATCGGCGACACCTTTCAGACGGTTTCGACCGAGCCTCCCGGCTATGCCGGGGCTCATAGCGGAGCGGAGATCGCGGTGCACCCGTCGGGCAAGTTCCTCTACGGATCCAACCGTGCCTCGCAGACGATCGCCGGCTTCCAGATCGACGGCTCGACCGGCAAACTTTCGCCTATCGGCTATGCCACGGAGGGCGTCGACATCCCGACCAGCTTCACGATCGACCCGACGGGCAAATGGCTCTACGTGCCCAGCAACAGGGGAAACAACATCGTGCAGTTCAGCATCGATCCCCAAACGGGCACGCTGAAAGCAACCGGCCAGAAGACCTCGCTGGCTGCCCCGAACGTGATGTTGTTCCGCACGCCGGATTGA
- a CDS encoding cytochrome b gives MRTENENQEAKRHRYTRVAIILHWSIAGLILYNLASGLLRPLVPREFFFLHISSGITILLLSVARVGWRLTHRPPPLLPIATWERHLAHAVHFLLYAAILILPLSGWAMVSAKPPAGSPGADLVAAKAATSGQRPRGPTMIWGVIRLPLIAPISELGREASQVDAQHALRDRITTFHLSASWILLALLVLHVCGALKHQFIDRKREFGRIGLGRG, from the coding sequence ATGCGCACAGAAAACGAGAATCAGGAGGCAAAGCGTCACCGTTACACCCGTGTGGCCATCATTCTTCATTGGTCGATAGCTGGGCTTATTCTCTATAATCTGGCATCGGGTTTGTTGCGACCTCTCGTCCCGCGAGAATTTTTCTTTCTTCACATCTCGTCGGGCATCACCATCCTGTTGCTGAGCGTCGCGCGGGTCGGTTGGCGCCTGACGCATCGGCCACCGCCGCTCCTGCCGATCGCGACATGGGAGCGCCATTTGGCCCATGCGGTCCATTTCCTGCTCTACGCCGCTATCCTGATCCTGCCGCTGTCGGGCTGGGCCATGGTCTCGGCGAAACCACCTGCCGGCTCCCCCGGAGCCGACCTGGTTGCGGCAAAGGCCGCGACGTCGGGACAACGTCCGCGCGGCCCGACCATGATCTGGGGCGTGATACGATTGCCGTTGATTGCGCCCATCAGCGAGTTGGGCCGAGAGGCCTCCCAGGTCGATGCGCAACACGCATTGCGCGATCGCATCACAACCTTTCACCTGAGCGCGTCTTGGATATTGCTCGCCCTGCTGGTGCTGCACGTTTGCGGCGCCTTGAAGCATCAATTTATTGATCGGAAACGTGAATTTGGGCGAATAGGCTTGGGGCGAGGCTAG
- a CDS encoding IS110 family transposase — protein sequence MDEVSTVGIDLAKSVFQVHGADRSGAVVIRKKLRRDQVLSFFSTLPPCVVAMEACASAHYWAREIAALGHDTRLIPPAYVKPFVKRQKNDMADAEAICEAAQRPTMRFVQGKSAEAQASAVVFRTRDLLVRQRTQLINALRGHLTEFGYIVRQGVGHVGKLAEIVRDPGSDIPTQARPILMVIAQGLEALQAQIAVLDREISHRAKADPMAKRLMTIPGVGPVIATALVALAPAASTFRRGRDFAAWLGLVPRQLSSGGKERLGRTTKMGERSLRRLLIIGASAVTKAAARDPDKVGAWLAGMLARKPRMLVTVAMANKMARTVWALMAHGGTYRAPAAAV from the coding sequence ATGGATGAGGTTAGCACAGTCGGCATCGATCTGGCCAAGTCGGTTTTCCAGGTTCACGGCGCCGATCGAAGCGGTGCGGTCGTGATCCGCAAGAAGCTGCGGCGCGATCAGGTTCTATCGTTCTTCTCGACGTTGCCGCCGTGTGTCGTGGCGATGGAGGCCTGCGCAAGCGCGCATTACTGGGCGCGCGAGATCGCGGCGTTGGGCCATGACACGCGGCTCATTCCACCGGCTTACGTGAAGCCGTTTGTGAAGCGCCAGAAGAACGACATGGCCGACGCAGAGGCGATCTGCGAGGCAGCACAGCGCCCGACCATGCGGTTCGTCCAGGGCAAGAGCGCGGAGGCTCAGGCCTCAGCGGTGGTGTTCCGTACGCGCGACCTGCTCGTCCGCCAGCGCACTCAGTTGATCAACGCCCTGCGAGGGCATCTCACCGAGTTCGGGTACATTGTTCGGCAGGGCGTGGGCCACGTCGGCAAGTTGGCCGAGATCGTTCGCGATCCCGGATCGGATATTCCGACCCAGGCGCGGCCTATCCTGATGGTGATCGCGCAAGGACTGGAGGCGCTACAGGCGCAGATCGCAGTGCTCGACCGGGAGATTTCCCATCGGGCGAAGGCGGATCCTATGGCGAAGCGGCTGATGACGATCCCGGGTGTCGGCCCGGTGATAGCAACTGCGCTCGTGGCGCTCGCGCCTGCTGCCAGCACCTTCCGCCGTGGTCGCGACTTCGCCGCCTGGCTCGGTCTCGTTCCGCGGCAGCTCTCCAGCGGTGGCAAGGAGCGGCTCGGGCGAACAACGAAGATGGGCGAGCGGAGCTTGCGCCGGCTCCTGATCATCGGCGCGAGCGCGGTGACGAAGGCTGCGGCACGGGATCCCGATAAAGTCGGCGCCTGGCTGGCCGGCATGTTGGCGCGTAAGCCCCGCATGTTGGTCACGGTCGCGATGGCGAACAAGATGGCGAGAACCGTCTGGGCCCTGATGGCGCACGGCGGGACTTACAGAGCTCCGGCTGCGGCGGTGTAA
- a CDS encoding DMT family transporter has protein sequence MFLRYASALLPTTAFVLLWSSGAIVSEVGLRHGSPFAILILRYAIALAVLAAFATWNGTLVPARGTRRRNALIGLLIAGLYSVFYLLALDNGITPGALATLLGVQPILTIFLTERRVTAPRLLGLACSLAGLALVVSDGLTSMRFNLLGLAFASLSLLGITAGSILQKREKQAPWVVLPMQYAVGLAFAGAVSPLGDFRASWDAGFVLPVLWLGLVISVGTTFLLYRLIARGNLVNVTSLFYLVPGVTAAMDWAILGNPISALMVGGLGLVVAGLLIVFRYEAG, from the coding sequence ATGTTCCTTCGTTATGCGTCGGCGCTCCTGCCGACGACTGCGTTCGTTCTGCTGTGGAGCAGCGGCGCCATTGTATCGGAAGTCGGGCTGCGGCACGGCTCGCCCTTCGCGATTCTCATCCTTCGCTATGCCATTGCCTTGGCGGTCCTGGCCGCCTTCGCGACCTGGAACGGAACGCTCGTACCGGCGCGCGGTACGCGGCGTCGCAATGCGCTGATCGGATTGCTGATCGCGGGGCTTTACTCCGTCTTTTACCTGCTGGCCCTCGACAACGGCATCACACCCGGCGCGCTTGCGACCTTGCTGGGTGTGCAACCGATCCTCACCATTTTCCTGACCGAACGACGTGTGACAGCGCCGCGCCTCCTTGGGCTGGCCTGCTCCTTGGCGGGGCTTGCGCTGGTCGTCTCGGATGGCCTGACATCGATGCGATTCAACCTGCTGGGGCTGGCATTCGCTAGCCTATCGCTGCTCGGTATCACAGCGGGCTCCATTCTTCAGAAGCGCGAGAAGCAGGCGCCGTGGGTGGTGTTGCCGATGCAATATGCGGTCGGGCTCGCCTTCGCCGGAGCGGTCTCGCCGCTTGGCGATTTCCGCGCCTCATGGGATGCGGGCTTTGTGCTGCCGGTCCTTTGGCTTGGCCTCGTGATCTCGGTCGGCACCACGTTCCTGCTCTATCGCCTCATCGCGCGCGGCAATCTCGTGAACGTGACCAGCCTTTTCTATCTCGTTCCGGGAGTCACAGCGGCAATGGATTGGGCGATCCTCGGCAATCCGATCTCGGCACTGATGGTAGGCGGGCTCGGCTTGGTCGTCGCCGGCCTGCTAATCGTCTTCCGATACGAGGCGGGATAG
- a CDS encoding ester cyclase: protein MSKEEDNKAIVGRWFTEFWGKDVNLAVIDEIAAPDMLLHYSLHEPRRGRDDIKAFMTDFRAAFPDLNFWGTADLIAEGDYVVGQWRGGGTHSGPAFSDFLIGGLPAATGRTMHFTGTTVLKVIDGKIVEEIGLDDGVTALTQLGLIKAIAGGSDA from the coding sequence ATGAGCAAGGAAGAAGACAACAAGGCCATCGTCGGCCGCTGGTTTACCGAATTCTGGGGCAAGGATGTCAATCTCGCGGTCATCGACGAGATCGCCGCACCTGACATGCTGCTCCACTATTCGCTGCATGAGCCGCGGCGCGGCCGCGACGATATCAAGGCGTTCATGACCGATTTCCGCGCGGCATTCCCCGACCTCAACTTCTGGGGCACGGCCGACCTGATCGCGGAAGGCGACTATGTCGTCGGCCAGTGGCGGGGCGGCGGCACGCATAGCGGCCCGGCGTTCAGCGATTTCCTGATCGGCGGTCTCCCGGCTGCAACCGGCCGCACGATGCATTTCACCGGCACCACGGTGCTCAAGGTGATCGACGGCAAGATCGTCGAGGAAATCGGTCTCGACGATGGCGTGACCGCGCTGACCCAACTCGGCCTGATCAAGGCCATCGCGGGTGGCTCGGACGCCTGA
- the ada gene encoding bifunctional DNA-binding transcriptional regulator/O6-methylguanine-DNA methyltransferase Ada: MTEMILNQPRPVFEDPRWTRIVARDKSADGQLWYSVSTTGIYCRPSCPSRAANPKNVQLHDTLADARATGFRPCLRCNPEGPSVEAGNAALVEKACRLIEESEEEPSLEELADAVGRSPSYFHRLFKASIGLTPKDYAAARRARKVRQELSAGTGVTEAIYGAGFNSSSRFYEKATDLLGMTPSRYRAGGIGEEIRFAVGETSLGAILVASSTKGVVAILLGDDPDALVRDLQDRFPRAGLIGADAGYEDLVARVVGMIEAPGIGIDLPLDVRGTAFQERVWQALREVPVGTTISYAEIARRIGSPTAVRAVAGACAANNLAVAIPCHRVVRNDGALSGYAWGVERKRLLIDREAQQCG, from the coding sequence ATGACCGAGATGATCCTCAACCAGCCACGCCCGGTCTTCGAAGACCCCCGTTGGACCCGTATCGTCGCGCGCGACAAGTCCGCCGATGGCCAGCTTTGGTATTCGGTGTCGACCACCGGCATCTATTGCCGGCCGTCCTGTCCGTCGCGCGCCGCCAACCCGAAAAATGTCCAACTCCACGACACATTGGCCGATGCCCGGGCGACCGGCTTCCGCCCCTGCCTGCGCTGCAATCCCGAAGGCCCCTCGGTCGAAGCCGGCAATGCCGCGCTGGTCGAAAAGGCATGCCGGCTCATCGAAGAGAGCGAGGAGGAACCCTCGCTTGAGGAACTGGCGGATGCGGTCGGCCGAAGCCCCAGTTATTTCCACCGCCTGTTCAAGGCGTCCATCGGCCTCACTCCGAAAGACTATGCCGCCGCGCGCCGCGCGCGGAAGGTCCGTCAGGAATTGTCCGCCGGCACCGGCGTCACCGAAGCGATCTATGGCGCCGGCTTCAATTCGAGCAGCCGCTTCTATGAGAAGGCGACCGATCTGCTGGGCATGACACCGTCGCGCTATCGCGCCGGCGGGATTGGCGAGGAAATCAGGTTTGCGGTGGGCGAGACATCTCTTGGCGCGATCCTGGTCGCATCGAGCACCAAGGGGGTGGTGGCAATCCTGCTGGGCGATGATCCGGATGCGCTCGTGCGCGACCTCCAGGATCGCTTCCCGCGCGCCGGGCTGATCGGCGCCGATGCGGGGTATGAGGATCTGGTCGCGCGGGTGGTCGGCATGATCGAGGCGCCCGGCATCGGTATCGACCTCCCGCTCGACGTGCGCGGCACCGCCTTCCAGGAGCGCGTCTGGCAGGCGTTGCGGGAAGTCCCGGTCGGAACCACGATATCCTACGCCGAGATCGCGCGCCGCATCGGATCGCCGACAGCGGTTCGCGCGGTCGCCGGAGCCTGTGCGGCGAACAACCTCGCGGTCGCCATTCCTTGCCACCGCGTCGTTCGCAACGACGGTGCGCTTTCCGGCTATGCCTGGGGCGTGGAGCGTAAGCGCCTCCTCATCGACCGGGAGGCACAGCAATGCGGCTGA
- a CDS encoding DNA-3-methyladenine glycosylase 2 family protein: protein MTLSTRYVDSIAFLGNLDSDWAALIDQVGPCRHDPKAAREPYEALVRAIAYQQLTAKAGDAMIDRLKTVVADGDFPSPVHLVGAEFEAMRACGFSAAKIATIKAIAEGTLSGLVPAREVAAVMDDETLIARLTTIKGIGRWTVEMLLMYSLERRDILPADDFGIREGYRVLKSLDAQLKPRELRKIGEAWSPHRTVAAWYLWRIPRARGNVLE, encoded by the coding sequence ATGACGCTCTCGACACGCTATGTGGATTCGATCGCCTTTCTCGGCAATCTCGATTCCGACTGGGCCGCGCTGATCGATCAGGTCGGACCGTGCCGACACGATCCCAAGGCGGCACGTGAGCCCTATGAGGCGCTCGTGCGCGCGATTGCCTATCAGCAACTGACCGCGAAGGCTGGCGACGCGATGATCGACCGGCTCAAGACCGTGGTCGCGGATGGCGATTTTCCGTCGCCCGTGCATCTCGTCGGTGCCGAGTTCGAGGCAATGCGCGCCTGCGGTTTCTCGGCGGCGAAGATCGCGACGATCAAGGCGATTGCCGAAGGCACGCTTTCGGGTCTGGTCCCGGCACGAGAGGTGGCGGCGGTCATGGACGATGAGACCCTCATCGCCCGGCTCACCACCATCAAGGGCATCGGACGCTGGACCGTGGAGATGCTGCTGATGTACTCGCTCGAGCGCCGCGATATCCTGCCCGCCGACGATTTCGGCATTCGCGAAGGCTATCGCGTGCTCAAGTCGCTCGATGCACAACTGAAACCGCGCGAGTTACGCAAGATCGGCGAGGCCTGGTCGCCGCATCGCACGGTTGCCGCCTGGTATCTGTGGCGCATTCCGCGTGCGCGCGGGAATGTGCTGGAATAG
- the alkB gene encoding DNA oxidative demethylase AlkB, protein MADLFDHLLGEKPSSEAIADGAVLLRGLALPFAPALIEAIDGIAAASPFRHMVTPGGYCMSVAMTNCGAAGWVTDRTGYRYDAIDPETRKPWPKMPACFMTLAERAAAQAGYPGFRPDACLVNRYAPGARLSLHQDRNERDFTQPIVSISLGLPAVFQFGGIKRNDPVRKVALGHGDVAVWGGPSRLRFHGVVELKDGFHDAVGRQRINLTFRRAC, encoded by the coding sequence ATGGCTGATCTGTTCGATCACCTTCTCGGGGAGAAGCCGTCAAGCGAAGCCATTGCCGACGGCGCGGTGTTGTTGCGGGGATTGGCCCTGCCGTTCGCACCGGCGTTGATCGAGGCGATCGATGGCATCGCCGCCGCGTCGCCTTTCCGGCACATGGTCACGCCGGGCGGTTATTGCATGTCGGTCGCCATGACCAATTGCGGCGCGGCCGGTTGGGTTACCGACCGGACCGGCTATCGCTACGACGCGATCGATCCGGAAACCCGCAAACCATGGCCGAAGATGCCCGCATGCTTCATGACGCTGGCCGAACGCGCGGCGGCGCAGGCCGGGTATCCGGGGTTCCGGCCGGATGCCTGCCTGGTCAATCGCTATGCGCCCGGCGCGCGACTATCGCTGCATCAGGATCGGAACGAGCGGGACTTCACGCAACCGATCGTCTCGATCTCGCTCGGATTGCCAGCTGTCTTCCAGTTCGGCGGGATCAAGCGCAACGACCCGGTGCGCAAGGTCGCCCTGGGTCATGGTGACGTCGCCGTCTGGGGCGGTCCGTCACGCCTTCGCTTTCACGGCGTGGTGGAACTGAAGGACGGTTTCCACGATGCGGTGGGGAGGCAGCGCATCAACCTGACCTTCCGTCGCGCGTGCTGA
- a CDS encoding methylated-DNA--[protein]-cysteine S-methyltransferase, whose amino-acid sequence MTRSISETVARANLRAGTTDARPATITFAIGETSLGNMLIARRSAGICAILFGDDRDALAADLALRFPKAKLVQDRGALAGDLARLSRFVEKPAEGLDLPLDIGGTPFQRRVWDALRTIPAGVTMTYTDVASRIGAPKAVRAVARACAANPLALAVPCHRVVRSGGGLAGYRWGIERKRALLAREAQA is encoded by the coding sequence ATGACCCGCTCGATCTCCGAGACCGTCGCTCGCGCCAACCTGCGCGCCGGGACGACGGATGCCCGCCCCGCCACGATCACCTTTGCGATCGGTGAAACCTCGCTGGGCAACATGCTGATCGCGCGGCGTTCGGCCGGTATCTGCGCCATCCTGTTCGGCGACGACCGCGACGCGCTTGCAGCTGATCTCGCCCTGCGTTTCCCGAAGGCGAAGCTGGTGCAGGATCGGGGCGCCCTTGCGGGCGATCTCGCCAGACTTTCCCGGTTTGTGGAGAAACCCGCCGAGGGGCTCGATCTTCCGCTCGATATCGGCGGGACGCCGTTCCAGCGCCGCGTCTGGGACGCCCTGCGTACGATCCCCGCCGGGGTGACGATGACCTATACTGACGTCGCGTCCCGGATCGGCGCTCCAAAAGCGGTACGAGCGGTTGCGCGTGCCTGCGCCGCGAACCCGCTCGCGCTGGCGGTCCCGTGCCACCGTGTCGTGCGGAGCGGCGGCGGACTCGCCGGTTATCGCTGGGGCATCGAGCGCAAGCGGGCGCTTCTCGCCCGGGAGGCGCAGGCGTGA